One Myxococcaceae bacterium JPH2 DNA window includes the following coding sequences:
- a CDS encoding phage tail protein, with product MSDPFIGEIRMFGGNFAPRGWAFCNGQLLSIAQNSALFSILGTTYGGNGVSTFGLPDLRGRSPMQWGQGPGLSPRTLGEQGGSETVTLISSQMPQHSHQLVASVQAADAANPEGMFDAVQVDPNTQQPVNNYNATAGTTMNAQAIGIAGGSQPHNNMEPFLCVSFIIALQGVYPSRN from the coding sequence ATGTCGGATCCATTCATCGGTGAAATCCGGATGTTCGGTGGAAACTTCGCCCCGCGCGGCTGGGCGTTCTGCAACGGCCAGCTGCTGTCCATCGCGCAGAACTCCGCGCTGTTCTCCATCCTGGGGACCACCTACGGCGGCAACGGGGTGAGCACGTTCGGACTGCCGGACCTGCGCGGTCGCTCGCCCATGCAGTGGGGCCAGGGGCCGGGCCTGTCGCCGCGCACCCTCGGCGAGCAGGGCGGCTCGGAGACCGTGACGCTCATCTCCAGCCAGATGCCCCAGCACTCCCACCAGCTCGTCGCGAGCGTGCAGGCAGCCGACGCGGCCAACCCCGAAGGCATGTTCGACGCCGTCCAGGTGGATCCGAACACGCAGCAGCCGGTCAACAACTACAACGCCACCGCCGGCACGACGATGAACGCCCAGGCCATTGGCATCGCCGGAGGCAGCCAGCCGCACAACAACATGGAGCCGTTCCTCTGCGTGAGCTTCATCATCGCGCTGCAGGGCGTGTACCCCTCGCGCAACTAG
- a CDS encoding AI-2E family transporter has translation MVAEHETTRPRSQVTPRTVYTVCFTALSVLVLVALVMRTRMSLTLVGIAALLSLALEHGVSWLERHKLRRGLAIAVVLTAALLVLAALALLVIPAAVSQVDALVQQWPTLWNELREARALRVVNQRLRNLGWAQRLEQATPELAGTLPSLLARAIGGLVGVLGGALSVFFLVVFMLSFGGGLLRRALDLAGPEHRRRYVRVMRNIYRATGGYLSGITLICTINATLTTTFLAVLGMPFFLPLGIASGFSSLVPYAGPIVAGGFITLLTWTTGGLFKAITVLAYFLLYGQLEGNVLAPLVFKRTTHVNPLVTLLAVLFCAELGGVVGAVVAVPVAATAQIIAREVLLFRQERRDASLQAPP, from the coding sequence ATGGTGGCGGAGCACGAGACGACAAGACCGCGGTCCCAGGTGACGCCGCGCACGGTCTACACCGTGTGCTTCACCGCGCTGTCCGTGCTGGTGCTCGTCGCGTTGGTGATGCGCACGCGCATGTCCCTCACGCTGGTGGGGATCGCGGCGCTGCTGTCGCTGGCGCTGGAGCACGGCGTGTCCTGGCTGGAGCGGCACAAGCTGCGGCGCGGGCTCGCCATCGCCGTCGTGCTCACCGCGGCGTTGCTGGTGCTCGCGGCATTGGCGCTCCTGGTGATACCCGCGGCGGTGTCCCAGGTGGACGCGCTCGTGCAGCAGTGGCCCACCCTGTGGAACGAGCTGCGCGAGGCGCGCGCGCTGCGCGTGGTGAACCAGCGGCTGCGCAACCTCGGCTGGGCGCAGCGCCTGGAGCAGGCCACGCCGGAACTCGCGGGCACGCTGCCCTCGCTGCTCGCCCGAGCCATTGGCGGACTCGTGGGCGTGCTGGGCGGCGCGCTCAGCGTGTTCTTCCTCGTGGTCTTCATGCTGTCGTTCGGCGGCGGCCTCTTGCGCCGCGCCCTGGACCTGGCCGGGCCCGAGCACCGCCGGCGCTACGTGCGCGTGATGCGCAACATCTACCGGGCGACGGGCGGCTACCTCTCCGGCATCACGCTCATCTGCACCATCAACGCCACGCTCACCACCACGTTCCTCGCCGTGCTGGGCATGCCCTTCTTCCTTCCCCTGGGCATCGCCAGCGGCTTCTCCAGCCTGGTGCCCTACGCGGGCCCCATCGTCGCGGGGGGCTTCATCACGCTGCTGACGTGGACCACGGGGGGGCTCTTCAAGGCCATCACGGTGCTCGCCTACTTCCTCTTGTACGGACAGCTCGAGGGCAACGTGCTGGCCCCGCTCGTGTTCAAGCGCACCACGCACGTCAACCCGCTGGTGACGCTGCTGGCCGTGCTGTTCTGCGCGGAGCTGGGCGGCGTGGTGGGCGCGGTGGTGGCCGTGCCCGTGGCCGCCACGGCGCAAATCATCGCGCGCGAGGTCCTGCTCTTCCGTCAGGAGCGGCGCGACGCGAGCCTCCAGGCCCCGCCGTGA
- a CDS encoding DedA family protein: MSDGPLRLLLAHGSAPLLYGALVLGGLGLPLPEDVVHLSAGVLAHRGVIALPVAYAVCIAGVLSGDTALFLLSRKLGPALYTNRYTCRLFPAERRARVEQLYARHGSRMVFFGRFMSVLRVPVFAMAAVEGMPLGHFLLWDALALCINCPALVTLGYLGSSSIDRLARGVGNVEHFVALVAVLLVLGLLVVRWHRARRASASSATSRADLSPSRPRAGCPPRPPATRRARRRGC, translated from the coding sequence GTGAGCGACGGCCCGCTGCGACTGCTGCTCGCGCATGGCTCGGCGCCGCTGCTGTATGGCGCGCTGGTGCTGGGCGGCCTGGGCCTGCCGCTCCCCGAGGACGTGGTGCACCTGTCCGCGGGCGTGCTCGCGCATCGAGGCGTCATCGCGCTGCCCGTGGCCTACGCGGTGTGCATCGCCGGCGTGCTGAGCGGAGACACCGCGCTGTTCCTGCTGTCGCGCAAGCTGGGCCCAGCGCTGTACACGAACCGCTACACCTGCCGCCTCTTCCCCGCCGAGCGCCGCGCGCGCGTCGAGCAGCTCTACGCGCGCCACGGCTCGCGGATGGTGTTCTTCGGGCGCTTCATGTCCGTGCTGCGGGTGCCGGTGTTCGCCATGGCGGCGGTGGAGGGCATGCCGCTTGGGCACTTCCTGCTGTGGGACGCGCTGGCCCTGTGCATCAACTGCCCCGCGCTGGTGACGCTGGGCTATCTGGGCTCGAGCAGCATCGACCGCCTGGCGCGCGGCGTGGGGAACGTCGAGCACTTCGTCGCGCTGGTCGCTGTCCTGCTCGTGCTGGGGCTGCTGGTCGTGCGCTGGCATCGCGCGCGGCGAGCCAGCGCATCCTCGGCCACGTCACGCGCGGACCTCAGCCCTTCGCGACCTCGCGCAGGCTGTCCTCCACGCCCGCCAGCAACGCGTCGAGCGCGGCGTCGGGGATGTTGA
- the bioA gene encoding adenosylmethionine--8-amino-7-oxononanoate transaminase, giving the protein MERANIVGLDKQHVWHPYTAMAQYIAETDPLVVVGAEGPYLVDADGKRYLDANSSWWVTTLGHRHPRLVRALTEQAASLAHVSLAGITHEPAARLGAELAAIAPGADRADVPAEHKLSRVFYSDNGSTAVEVAIKMAAQYWAQNGRPRRTRFITLTEAFHGETVGSTSVGGVKVFRDVFGPLLFDVVHVPSPAEEGGWARAFAEVEAALRAHPDEIAGVILEPVIQGAGGMLMYSPDFLRAVREATRAVDTFLIADEVFTGLGRTGARFAVDLAGVVPDLLCLAKALSGGLLPFAVTLASERVFAGFLGEKSRALYYGHSYCGNPLGAAVAREVLAVYRDEDVLGQVVRKAPRIQAAFERMAREIPGLTRPRAVGMVGAVDMGGGGYLANRGWRVYEAARRRGLYLRPLGDTVYIAPPLNIPDAALDALLAGVEDSLREVAKG; this is encoded by the coding sequence GTGGAGCGGGCGAACATCGTTGGCCTGGACAAGCAGCACGTCTGGCATCCCTACACCGCGATGGCGCAGTACATCGCGGAGACGGATCCGCTGGTGGTGGTGGGCGCGGAAGGCCCCTACCTCGTGGATGCGGACGGCAAGCGCTACCTGGATGCGAACAGCTCGTGGTGGGTGACGACGCTGGGGCACCGCCATCCTCGGCTGGTGCGCGCGCTCACCGAGCAGGCGGCGAGCCTGGCGCACGTGTCCCTCGCGGGCATCACCCACGAGCCCGCGGCGCGGCTGGGCGCGGAGCTGGCGGCGATCGCTCCGGGCGCGGACCGCGCGGACGTGCCGGCCGAGCACAAGTTGTCGCGGGTCTTCTACTCGGACAACGGCAGCACCGCGGTGGAGGTGGCCATCAAGATGGCCGCGCAGTACTGGGCGCAGAACGGGCGCCCGCGCCGCACGCGCTTCATCACGCTGACCGAGGCCTTCCACGGCGAGACGGTGGGCTCCACCAGCGTGGGCGGCGTGAAGGTGTTCCGAGACGTGTTCGGGCCGCTGCTCTTCGACGTGGTGCACGTGCCGTCGCCCGCGGAAGAGGGCGGCTGGGCGCGCGCCTTCGCCGAGGTGGAGGCCGCGCTGCGCGCGCACCCGGACGAGATTGCCGGCGTCATCCTGGAGCCCGTCATCCAGGGCGCGGGCGGCATGCTCATGTACTCGCCGGACTTCCTGCGCGCGGTGCGCGAGGCGACGCGCGCGGTGGACACCTTCCTCATCGCGGACGAGGTCTTCACCGGCTTGGGGCGCACCGGCGCGCGCTTCGCGGTGGACCTGGCGGGCGTGGTGCCGGACCTGCTGTGTCTGGCCAAGGCGCTGAGCGGCGGGCTGCTGCCCTTCGCGGTGACGCTCGCGTCCGAGCGCGTCTTCGCGGGCTTCCTCGGAGAGAAGAGTCGGGCGCTGTACTACGGCCACTCGTACTGCGGAAACCCGCTGGGCGCGGCGGTGGCGCGCGAGGTGCTCGCCGTCTACCGCGACGAGGACGTGCTGGGGCAGGTGGTGCGCAAGGCCCCGCGCATCCAGGCGGCCTTCGAGCGCATGGCGCGCGAGATTCCCGGACTGACCCGGCCGCGCGCGGTGGGCATGGTGGGCGCGGTGGACATGGGCGGCGGCGGCTACCTGGCGAACCGAGGCTGGCGCGTCTACGAGGCGGCGCGGCGACGCGGGCTGTACCTGCGTCCGCTCGGCGACACGGTGTACATCGCGCCCCCGCTCAACATCCCCGACGCCGCGCTCGACGCGTTGCTGGCGGGCGTGGAGGACAGCCTGCGCGAGGTCGCGAAGGGCTGA
- a CDS encoding acyl-CoA desaturase, which translates to MAVLIFFVSHWLLCVFFQSFFQHRYAAHRMYSMGPRTERVVHLLTYLVQGSSYLSPRAYAILHREHHAFSDTEKDPHSPHNFRDVMRMMWHTKKRYHAYVHEEEQPEARFLGGYPDWKLIDRTLGMSWWAPISWGVLYSLFYIAFATSPWMFLLLPIHFLMGPVHGAIVNWCGHKYGYRNFQGSDKSRNTLPVDFLCMGELFQNNHHKYGSSPNFAARVFEIDPTWQVMRVLAKLGIIRITTPQRAVYPEPREVSAREAQVA; encoded by the coding sequence ATGGCCGTCCTCATCTTCTTCGTCAGCCACTGGTTGCTCTGTGTCTTCTTCCAGAGCTTCTTTCAGCACCGCTATGCCGCGCACCGCATGTACAGCATGGGGCCGCGCACCGAGCGCGTGGTGCACCTGTTGACCTATCTGGTCCAGGGCTCGTCGTACCTCTCACCGCGCGCCTACGCCATCCTGCACCGCGAGCACCACGCCTTCTCCGACACGGAGAAGGATCCGCACTCGCCGCACAACTTCCGCGATGTGATGCGGATGATGTGGCACACCAAGAAGCGCTACCACGCGTACGTCCACGAGGAGGAGCAGCCGGAGGCCCGGTTCCTCGGTGGCTATCCCGACTGGAAGCTCATCGACCGCACGCTGGGCATGTCCTGGTGGGCGCCCATCTCGTGGGGCGTGCTGTACTCGCTCTTCTACATCGCGTTCGCCACGTCGCCCTGGATGTTCCTGCTGCTGCCCATCCACTTCCTGATGGGCCCGGTGCACGGCGCCATCGTGAACTGGTGCGGCCACAAGTACGGCTACCGGAACTTCCAGGGCAGCGACAAGTCGCGCAACACCCTGCCGGTGGACTTCCTGTGCATGGGCGAGCTGTTCCAGAACAACCACCACAAGTACGGCAGCAGCCCGAACTTCGCGGCCCGCGTGTTCGAGATCGACCCCACGTGGCAGGTCATGCGCGTGCTGGCGAAGCTGGGCATCATCCGCATCACCACGCCCCAGCGCGCCGTGTACCCCGAGCCTCGCGAGGTCTCCGCCCGCGAGGCCCAGGTGGCCTGA
- a CDS encoding aldo/keto reductase — translation MTAGPIESLSRYHLLGQSGLRVSPLSLGTMAFGTDFGWGMPAERAHQILSRYLEAGGNFIDTADGYTAGSSERIIGDYFAQHGGRDRAVIATKFTANGSPGDPNAGGNGRKNIYRALEASLRRLKTDYVDLYWVHLWDGLTPVEEVMQTLTTLVREGKVRHIGLSDVPAWYFARAQTLAERNGWERVVALQLEYSLAERNIEREHIPAALALGAAITPWSPLAGGLLTGKYTREGNQPKGEGRAHAILQSVPLVAEKFLKDRPWALLDEVLAVARAVERTPAQVALNWVATRPGVGSTLVGASSLAQLEDNLHALDFTLPSELSARLEKASRPELLHPYVFFESPFFTRGMVAGNTSVTAEPAWFRGPLQTP, via the coding sequence ATGACCGCTGGACCCATCGAATCCCTGTCGCGCTATCACCTGCTTGGCCAATCCGGATTGCGAGTCAGCCCGCTGTCGTTGGGCACCATGGCCTTTGGCACTGACTTCGGCTGGGGGATGCCCGCGGAGCGCGCCCATCAAATCCTCTCGCGCTACCTGGAGGCGGGCGGGAACTTCATCGACACGGCGGATGGCTACACCGCCGGGTCGAGCGAGCGCATCATCGGCGACTACTTCGCCCAGCACGGCGGACGCGACCGCGCCGTCATCGCCACCAAGTTCACCGCCAATGGCTCGCCGGGCGACCCGAACGCGGGAGGCAATGGTCGCAAGAACATCTACCGCGCACTGGAGGCGTCCCTGCGGCGCCTCAAGACGGACTACGTGGACCTGTACTGGGTTCACCTCTGGGATGGTCTGACGCCCGTCGAGGAGGTGATGCAGACGCTCACCACGCTCGTGCGCGAGGGCAAGGTGCGCCACATCGGCCTGTCGGACGTGCCCGCGTGGTACTTCGCCCGCGCGCAGACGCTGGCGGAGCGCAACGGCTGGGAGCGCGTGGTGGCGCTGCAGCTGGAGTACTCGCTGGCCGAGCGCAACATCGAGCGCGAGCACATCCCCGCCGCGCTCGCGCTGGGCGCCGCCATTACGCCGTGGAGTCCGCTGGCCGGCGGCCTTCTCACCGGCAAGTACACCCGCGAAGGCAATCAGCCCAAGGGCGAGGGCCGCGCGCACGCGATCTTGCAGAGCGTGCCGCTGGTGGCCGAGAAGTTCCTGAAGGACCGGCCGTGGGCGCTGCTGGACGAGGTCCTCGCCGTTGCGCGCGCGGTGGAGCGCACGCCCGCGCAGGTCGCGCTCAACTGGGTGGCCACTCGGCCCGGCGTGGGCTCCACGCTGGTGGGCGCCAGCTCGCTCGCGCAACTGGAGGACAACCTCCACGCGCTGGACTTCACGCTGCCATCCGAACTTTCCGCGAGGCTGGAGAAGGCGAGCCGGCCCGAGCTGCTCCACCCCTACGTCTTCTTCGAGAGCCCGTTCTTCACGCGGGGGATGGTGGCGGGCAACACCTCCGTGACGGCGGAGCCGGCGTGGTTCCGGGGGCCGCTCCAGACGCCCTGA
- a CDS encoding protein kinase, giving the protein MAQMEMGRYLLTRKLATGGMAEVFLAKTAGPMGFEKLLVVKRILPHLAEDPQFIEMFLSEAKLVAKLDHPNIVQIFDFGQEEDAYFIAMEYVEGPNLRSLFKRALQQGRRIPLELSTRIVALACEGLAYAHELCDSRTGEPLSIVHRDISTDNLLVSRSGNVKVMDFGIAKAANASQHTRSGILKGKLGYMAPEYLMGQPASARSDLYALGVVLYELVTGRKPFEGESDAQLMRAVLQEPLIDVRELSPETPEALALVVDKALAREPENRYASCHELQAALDDLLLQWGRRVGMREIGNQVKELFPTLPSDESAPPPSSPSTPSARVNTSRTPRPVSSVSGVASHTEATHQSASKAAPEPGVTAALPRRSTARPWMAGLGIVAGLGIAASAGAWWAGRHHAEPAPIAQADPPRAVTGAQDTAPAAPGIQPPGLPPAPAGNGTPVAVGNDNQAGTPPPPPGNDTHAAGNPTQVAAQATNTGEAASPTDADTAAPNAGAQTAPPPEPTATQALLRIESRPSGQVRLNDRVVGRTPLALSVDPGVVRIELSGTANKSRFDKSARLQLKAGEKRTLSLNPQQLNVTLRGRPDDMTVLTVDGQPLRGPPQVTLYEGRHQLTLRHEPTKRTYSTDCEVRPGDKLCKFFVRLESAQARPE; this is encoded by the coding sequence ATGGCGCAGATGGAAATGGGGCGATACCTGCTCACGAGAAAGCTCGCCACGGGCGGCATGGCCGAAGTCTTCCTCGCCAAGACAGCCGGCCCCATGGGCTTCGAAAAACTGTTGGTTGTTAAACGCATCCTCCCCCACCTCGCGGAGGACCCTCAGTTCATCGAGATGTTCCTCTCCGAGGCGAAATTGGTGGCGAAGCTGGACCACCCCAACATCGTCCAGATATTCGACTTCGGACAGGAGGAGGACGCGTACTTCATCGCCATGGAATACGTGGAGGGCCCCAACCTCCGCTCCCTCTTCAAACGGGCGCTTCAACAGGGTCGCCGCATCCCGTTGGAGTTGAGTACGCGCATCGTCGCGCTGGCCTGTGAGGGATTGGCGTATGCCCATGAGCTGTGTGATTCACGCACGGGCGAGCCCCTGAGCATCGTCCACCGAGACATCAGCACGGACAACCTGCTGGTCTCGCGCTCGGGCAACGTGAAGGTGATGGACTTTGGTATCGCGAAGGCCGCCAATGCCAGTCAGCACACCCGCTCGGGAATCCTGAAGGGAAAGCTGGGCTACATGGCGCCCGAGTATCTGATGGGACAGCCCGCCAGCGCGCGCTCGGACCTGTATGCGTTGGGCGTGGTGCTGTATGAGCTGGTCACCGGGCGCAAGCCATTCGAGGGCGAGAGCGATGCGCAGCTCATGCGCGCCGTGCTTCAGGAGCCGTTGATCGACGTGCGGGAGCTGAGCCCGGAGACACCCGAGGCGCTCGCGCTCGTCGTCGACAAGGCGCTCGCGCGCGAGCCCGAGAACCGCTACGCGAGCTGCCACGAATTGCAGGCGGCGCTCGATGACCTGCTCCTCCAATGGGGACGCCGGGTCGGGATGCGCGAGATTGGCAATCAGGTGAAGGAGCTGTTTCCCACGCTCCCCTCCGATGAATCAGCGCCTCCGCCCTCCTCACCGTCCACCCCCTCGGCCCGGGTGAACACGTCGCGCACCCCCCGGCCGGTGTCCTCGGTGAGCGGCGTCGCGTCTCATACCGAGGCCACCCACCAGTCCGCGTCGAAGGCCGCGCCCGAACCCGGGGTCACGGCCGCGCTGCCTCGGCGCTCCACCGCTCGGCCCTGGATGGCGGGGCTCGGCATCGTCGCGGGCCTGGGGATCGCCGCGAGCGCGGGCGCGTGGTGGGCGGGACGTCACCACGCCGAGCCCGCCCCCATCGCCCAGGCCGACCCGCCACGGGCCGTCACGGGCGCCCAGGACACCGCGCCCGCCGCGCCTGGAATACAGCCCCCTGGCCTCCCTCCCGCGCCCGCTGGCAATGGCACCCCAGTCGCTGTCGGCAATGACAACCAGGCGGGGACTCCACCCCCGCCCCCGGGCAATGACACCCACGCCGCGGGCAATCCCACCCAGGTCGCGGCGCAAGCCACGAACACGGGTGAGGCCGCATCCCCCACGGATGCCGACACCGCGGCTCCGAACGCGGGCGCGCAGACCGCCCCTCCTCCCGAGCCCACGGCAACCCAGGCGCTGCTGCGAATCGAGTCACGCCCGTCCGGCCAGGTGCGACTCAATGACCGCGTCGTCGGACGCACACCGCTCGCGCTCTCGGTGGACCCTGGCGTGGTGCGCATCGAGCTGTCGGGCACCGCCAACAAGTCCCGCTTCGACAAGTCCGCCCGGCTTCAGCTCAAGGCGGGCGAGAAGCGCACCCTCTCCTTGAACCCCCAGCAGCTCAACGTGACGCTGCGAGGCCGCCCGGATGACATGACCGTCCTGACCGTGGACGGCCAGCCGCTCCGGGGCCCGCCGCAGGTGACGCTCTACGAAGGGCGCCATCAGCTCACGCTCCGCCACGAGCCCACGAAGCGGACCTACAGCACCGACTGCGAGGTCCGCCCCGGAGACAAGCTCTGCAAGTTCTTCGTGCGGCTGGAGAGCGCCCAGGCCCGGCCCGAGTGA
- a CDS encoding GNAT family N-acetyltransferase, whose protein sequence is MVEVRTFEGDAAEASRFTNRVWQASYGGKVPLALWDERYFDWLLFGNRHAGTDYLLGAYLNGKLVGTIFGERARIRLGEGEVDGTFTSWASVDTTHRGLGIGRKLAAELLHRHRERGARLALGCIAHGSEGAGFWGKQHQTRYMDEMGLWIHVFEPEAMTRWSFHRSERAFFRLLRPFQRHGYRAATKEGIRLYRPTDLPQCTALIQHVMKPVTFGYSYTTERLAHQLQYRDVPRTFVLERDGVIQGLVNYYTLQLRARETRSMGVVDLMAFKDGVPLGEQRRLLQVTMQDMAQQGVSTAAMLRLAGGSSQVMWRSGWLPWLSGGRVACLLPTSDVVLPASPRVFTHLR, encoded by the coding sequence ATGGTTGAGGTCCGTACCTTCGAGGGGGATGCCGCGGAAGCGTCGCGCTTCACCAACCGGGTCTGGCAGGCCAGCTACGGGGGGAAGGTGCCGCTCGCGCTGTGGGACGAGCGGTATTTCGACTGGCTTCTCTTTGGCAATCGCCACGCGGGTACGGATTATCTATTAGGGGCTTACCTGAACGGGAAGCTCGTCGGGACCATCTTCGGCGAGCGCGCGCGGATCCGCCTGGGCGAGGGGGAGGTGGACGGCACGTTCACGAGCTGGGCCAGCGTGGACACGACCCATCGTGGGCTGGGGATTGGGCGCAAGCTCGCCGCCGAGCTGTTGCATCGGCACCGGGAGCGCGGCGCGAGGCTGGCGCTGGGCTGTATCGCGCACGGCTCCGAGGGGGCGGGCTTCTGGGGGAAGCAGCATCAAACGCGATACATGGACGAGATGGGGCTGTGGATTCATGTCTTCGAGCCGGAGGCGATGACGCGCTGGTCGTTTCATCGCTCCGAGCGCGCCTTCTTCCGCCTGCTGCGCCCCTTCCAGCGGCACGGCTACCGCGCGGCCACGAAGGAGGGCATCCGGCTCTACCGTCCCACGGACCTGCCGCAGTGCACGGCGCTCATCCAGCACGTGATGAAACCCGTCACGTTTGGCTATTCGTACACCACGGAGCGACTGGCGCATCAGCTGCAGTATCGGGATGTGCCGAGGACCTTCGTCCTGGAGCGCGACGGCGTCATCCAAGGGCTCGTCAATTACTACACCCTCCAGCTGCGGGCGCGAGAGACCCGGTCGATGGGCGTGGTGGACCTGATGGCCTTCAAGGACGGAGTCCCGCTCGGCGAGCAGCGCAGGTTGCTCCAGGTGACAATGCAAGACATGGCGCAGCAGGGCGTGAGCACCGCCGCGATGCTGCGCCTGGCGGGCGGGTCCTCGCAGGTGATGTGGCGCTCGGGGTGGTTGCCGTGGCTGAGCGGAGGACGGGTGGCGTGTCTGCTGCCCACCTCGGATGTGGTGCTGCCCGCGTCGCCGCGCGTCTTCACGCACCTGCGTTGA